From the Limosilactobacillus panis genome, one window contains:
- a CDS encoding LacI family DNA-binding transcriptional regulator, with protein sequence MKPTIKNIAKAAGVSTATVSRALSNKNDILKPSTAKKIRQIAQEMGYHKNVAASQLASHITNTIAVIINYHQTNFWKDIVNGILQRAHELNHKVIIFSAGNNNANRLTETVNEALEHQATGILLISGKIESVQLKILNKARMPYRLISIYDQQHPEQHFISSDNVAIGEKATNYLIAHGHQKIGIVGIDHSSTGQQRLFGYQQAMTDAQLTINPHWIYYGDYSYQNGQDLFEKLKGHGLTAVIAGSDMTAVGLIKAATKHHLHLPDQLSIICIDGSIICEITNPTLTSVTQDFYQMGVKSVDNLLNNEPSTFIPTSINERSSVKNI encoded by the coding sequence TTGAAACCAACTATAAAAAACATTGCGAAAGCGGCCGGTGTCTCCACTGCAACAGTCTCGCGGGCCCTTTCTAACAAGAATGACATCCTAAAGCCCTCAACTGCTAAGAAGATTCGCCAAATTGCGCAGGAGATGGGCTACCACAAAAACGTGGCTGCTTCACAATTAGCTTCCCATATTACAAACACAATTGCGGTGATTATTAACTACCACCAGACTAATTTTTGGAAAGATATTGTTAATGGCATCCTCCAACGGGCGCACGAGTTAAATCATAAGGTCATCATCTTCTCTGCCGGAAATAATAACGCTAACCGTCTGACCGAAACTGTCAATGAGGCGTTGGAACACCAGGCAACCGGGATTCTTCTTATTTCAGGTAAGATTGAAAGCGTCCAGCTAAAAATTCTTAACAAGGCCCGGATGCCTTACCGCTTAATCTCAATTTATGACCAGCAGCATCCAGAACAACACTTCATCAGTTCAGATAATGTCGCAATTGGTGAGAAGGCGACTAACTACCTGATCGCACACGGCCACCAGAAAATTGGCATTGTTGGGATTGACCACTCATCTACTGGGCAACAACGTTTATTTGGCTATCAGCAGGCGATGACGGACGCTCAACTGACGATTAATCCCCACTGGATTTATTACGGTGACTATAGTTACCAAAATGGCCAGGACCTTTTTGAAAAACTTAAGGGACACGGGTTAACCGCAGTAATTGCTGGTAGTGATATGACGGCTGTCGGACTAATTAAGGCAGCCACTAAGCACCACCTCCACCTCCCCGACCAGCTGTCCATTATCTGTATTGATGGTTCCATAATCTGCGAGATCACTAATCCAACCCTCACCAGTGTCACCCAGGACTTCTACCAGATGGGCGTCAAGAGCGTTGATAATCTTCTTAATAACGAGCCATCAACTTTTATCCCAACATCAATCAATGAACGATCAAGCGTTA